The genomic window cacaggtggggcattgtcatgctggaacaggtttaggcttcttagttccagtgaagagacaTTGTAAAgctatagcatacaaagacattctgtacaattgtgtgcttccaactttgtggcaacagtttagggaaccacatatgggtgttatggtcaggtgtccacaaacttttggccatatagggtatattgtaaagaaaaatgttacAGTTCGAATCATAAATTACAACATAATCTTCCAagcaaaaaagaacaaacaaaacaacaacaaaactgtcATGCAGATGCATCAGTTTTCAAGCACTTCATATCATATTATGTGTACACAAAATTAATGTGTagacatataaacatataaagcaCAGCACAGACAATACAGATAATCATACAGGCAAAGTGTATGTCAAGAAAATAGTATCTGACTGATTAATATATAAGATAGAATATAACAGAACAAGACATTTCTTCAACAAACTGTAGCCAAGATAAAACCCTTTAAGCTGACCTGATAAGCCTCGAGTTTGGGCATGACACGGCCATGGTCGATAACCTGAGATGGCAGAAAGTGAAACTGGATGTCAGGATGAGTGACGCCAGGGCGACTGCGAATAAAACCACCGCTCTCCAGATGAGCTGTAGCACCATAACCTGTGATATGCATCAGAGTGAAATGACAAGCTCTTAATTTTATAATGCCACATGACACCTGCATAAGCTCTTCAAATAAACCAGCATATATTTACGTCAGCTATTATAATATGATTTAAGTCTTATTCCAGTAGACACCATCTAACAAAGACTGCTTTTATAGTGCTTTTTGTCATGATGACAAAACAGTCAAGTAACATAAATGTTTGGTGTCAATGTTATCTTAACTAGAGATAAaaatgggttttgttttttttttcagtccgcTCATGCAGTTATTACTTTTATGTCTTTACCTGCccacagtgttttgtaacaAATCTCGCTGGTTCTAGTTCccaaaatttaaacaaactaacaacGATTTAAACCACTGCAACCCCGATCAGGCggttactaaggatgctgtaaaTGGATTGCACTCATGTTAATAAAGGTGTTCTTTGTCCTGCGAGCTTCATATCCGACCACTTGCTCACacctgcatgaaagtaaaaacctcccactTGCACAACACAGATGTCATGTGACAGGGACTCAAATGAACTTTTTGTTTAATATCTACAAGGATAAGTCATTTAACAGTGACCATAATGTAGGTGGGTATTGTTTTCTGacttatttgtgtttgtgcattCAGGCCATACTATGTCTTGAAATATATGGCTTTAACTAAATGTTACACTAAAGGCCAGGGTTCTTTGTGTTTGAACTAGTGTActtgttctttttctgtctgtgatATTGGAGATGGCATTGCTGGTCTCCTACCTGTGAAGCTCAAAAGCCACTCTAGGCCGATCTTAACCATGTGGAATGGTTTCTGAGCTTTGTATAGAGTGATAGGTTTAGTGCACTGCTGTTGGACGTACAGCTCCAAATGATCCTGGAGATTACTTcccacacctacacacacagttagcagACATGTTCCCATTCATCAAACAATAGGTGTGGCAAAACGAAGTTGCTGTCAAATAAAACCATGATAGTCATTACTCAATTCCCTTCTAAGTTTACTGTACTGGGTGGTTTTTATATAGCCCCTTTAGAAACTCTGACAATTTCAGCAATTATACACGCTTcaatatatttacagcatttcttaatcattataattatatgTCTTTgaggaaacacaaaacacagtaaGAATGATTATAAAGTCCTTATAAGGTCCTCTCTTGCTCTCTACCTAAAACTACATTACAGTGGTGTTTACAACACATAGATCACTAAAGTAAAGCAACAATAAAAAAGACTATCATGAGTGGTCAAAGTACAGACcattaaataactttaaagATTTCACAAAAAAGAAGCCATATCTTCTTCACAGACCAGACAAAGATCATTTATGCTACCCTGCCCTGTTTTAGATCAAATGCATTGCCTAATAGattgtttatatacatttttaaaaaatatgtatagtTAAGAAGAATGATTACTGGATCACCTGGAAGGTGCTGCACGATGGGGATTTCCAGTTTGCTCAAATCATCAGCATTTCCCACCCCAGACAACATAAGCAGCTGTGGGGAGTTAATGGCCCCGCCACTGACAATGACCTCCTTGTCAGCAAATACCtgaattattaataatcatttttgtaatatagcagtgcaaacagtatatttatttaaaataaataagcagtttGTTGTAATTCTAACAAACTAAAAAGGTATGTGGGAAGGTGTATATGTTCTGAGGAAATGAGAATATCAGCTGATCACTGCTGTTTCTCAGCAGTGTGAGCGGTTTTCTCAGACTGATAAACTAACAGTGCAAGCAAGATAGGAGAGTGTTTAGGTGAATTTTGATGATCTTCAGTCACACAGAAAAATAGGTCACTACTGCACCTGAGGGACTCAGAGCTATTTATTCTGAATactaagcaaaaaaaagaataataaaaaaaaagatcatccAGAGAAAGTGAAACAATTAGAATCCTATGTGTCTCTTTTCTCTTTAAACCATATAAGAATAAACTTCGAGCAAAAATATGTCAGCTGGcatgaaaaagcaaaaaatatcatACCCTGTCGGCTGGTGAAAAGAAACCTTAAAAACCTATTAAGCACTTACACTCTCAGAAACTACTGTCTCTGGGAAGAGAGGGAACTGATGGAGAACTGTTGctttcttgattctgattggtcaggaggtgttgattaatgcACTTGAAGACTCCAATAGTGCTATGTAACAAAGGTGAAACCGTTTCTTTAAGTTTTCCCCCATGCTACATTCTTTGGTCATGTTAACTTCATGTTAACTTTAGTGAGATGAAAAAAGAATGCGGCTTGTGAATGAATGACTATAGCTGTTGTAAGGTAAGAAATAACAGGAGTTAActctcacagatgttccacaccATTAAATCTAACAATAGATGAACAAAAAGTATGATGTACAGTGGAAATAAAAAGTCaacacacctctgttaaaattgcagatttttgtgatgtaaaaattaaatgaaaagatAAATCGTGTCTGAcctttccacctttaatgtgatatagcaaccaataAGCCACTACAGGGACCATTTCTGGACAACCAGTCTGTTACTATTATCTTGGTGCTGATTCACGATGCCCGGACCTCCACCCTACCTTCTTCATCTGACCATTCTGTTGGTACTCCACTCCCACTGCTCGAGTCCCATCAAAAAGGATCCGTGTGGTCAGACATCTCACTTCCGCCTTCAGGTTGTGTCTGGACAGAGCAGGCCGCAAGTATGCACTTGCTGTGCTCCATCTCTTGCCTAAAGCAAGGGAAAACGTTAGAGTTAATAGGGACGAGGAGAGAAACCAAGGTCAGGAGGACGTTGTTCAAGTTAATTGAAGGCTAATATAATACAAAAGAAGAAAGATCAAAAATGGGacaatttgtttttaatcagaaaGAAAGCATTTCACTACTATTGATTCTTTCATTGACTTTCATTAATTGCCAAATTCTGTGTTGAAAGTTAAATAACCATTGAATATCAAAATAGTGAAtagttttgtacattttaaacagtttatttatCTGCATtgacacaattaaaaaaaaaaaaatctttgtataTCCCAGCCTGGAAAAAAGCTCTGGGGACATTATAATAAGCCCTGGCCCACCTTTCAAAAAGGTCAAGGTTAATGTCTGTAAGCACTcttttttaactgcagactaatttgcatttttagacttgtgctggtatttgtttttgaaatgcaaattctttttcccccccccccccccctttttttctttttcttttttttctttcttttttttctccccccttcctctttcttttttttttcttcctttcttttttttttctttgagtaTTGAATTTATGTCGTTAatttagaaattttttttgtttttatatagttgtatgtaaaaatttatttttgttttattttattgtttgctgctgctgttataaatttttttttgggggggtgttggggattgtgtttatttttttgataaaccccaaataatttttgtattattattattaaataaccaTGCGAATAAGTGCGAATAGGTGTAGTtgtgaaaatattatatatatatatataataaataaatattatatatatatgtatatatatataaacatattttgaaattgtgtctttgtttttttttgtttttttgaacgTAATTGTTTTTGAGGtgttttatatgaaaaaaaaatttttttgcaaaagcataatttattgaattatttttttaattagtatttttgtatttttttaaaatatatatatatatatatatatatatatatatatatatatatatatatatatatatatatatagatatagatatatctatatatgtatagagatagatagatagatagatagatatagattttTGTTACTGTTCAGTTGATTTAACGAATATGTTGTTTAAGTTTGAAATTTGTTTTGggtaggttttttttaattttgttaaaatgattataattatttaagCTTCACTTTAATGCTAGAGTCTCGCCTTTGATAATGAAATAAAGTAGAAGATGATGATTCTATAGTATATTTTTTACGGATTATCGTTTATAGGaggattatttatttgattattgaTTGAGTTGAAAAGTAGGGTAGGTTAATTTATTAGAAAATTGTGTTTggtaaaataaaagtatattggagattttgtaaatgaaattatGTAAGTTTAAATTTTtgtgtggaggaaaaaataaaaatgtagttaATTTGGATTGtttaaatggtttttttttttttttagtggatAGGATTAATGATTTGAGTGTTTTAAGTTTTTGGAAAGTTTGGATctttttttagtgttttgtttttatgtattttgtaattaaatttgGCGTTGACTTTAagaggtgtgtgttttgtgttattgggggtatttttattttatagtgaagtattttatgttttatttaattatatgaatttatttggtgggtttttttgttagttattgtgtgttatgaagtgtttatatttttggtattattattattttgtttttgtaaagtgttaaaagttgaattatgatttttttaagtaatttgaatggaattgtttttatttagtattatattaatattaagtgaatgtatgttttaaaaaaaaaacaattcctgTGTAGTTtattaaactctttttttttaaattgttatgtttatatttgtgttttattttataatatttttttattattatttattttattttgtgaagaTTTTTTTATCAGCAGCAGCATATTTGAAATAGTAGAGTATGATGGATATTGTTGTTCCTTTTGATTTGTTGctggatttttatatatatatatatatatatatatatatatatatatatatatatatatatatatatatatatatgtgtgtgtatatatatatatatgatgttgtatatatatgtagagtTATTAAGGATTTCAGTGTATAGGTGCAAGCGTAGTATGGATTGTTAAATTGTTGAAAATTTGTaaaaagggttgttttttttctcgtaGATATGTTACAGGTATTGTATTTTTAGTTTAGATGAAATAAAGtgtatatttgatttttttgtgtgtgtaattatagtTAGTTGTTAATTAGatggagttattattattattgttatgtggaaaataaatgtttttgatgagaaaaaaaaaaaagaaatgcaaattacaaggtgattgcataattttttcctcaacattgagtgattccgtAATTattacttgatctggaaaaaaatatgccattaaataaaattttatatttaatttgtttaaggtatgtttcatgaagccagaatgttcagctattcagcaaaaattgttttgtgtcatatctgtgatttgtttatttgctatgaagtaaaaaaattcCGGGTGAGCATCCtccaagtgtggtgattccataatttttgccaggggttgtattaTGCTAGCTTTGGACCACTGACCATGCATAGAAAATCATGGGGAAAAACTATGGCAGAAACTTGGGTAGAAGCTAGATTGTCACTTGGAACTTTGTCAAACATTAAGCAGATGTGTCTACTGAACCAAAAAAGATTGATAAAATCCCAAAACCAAATACAAAAACCGTTCAAAAAAGCACATTCAGTATTATTTGGATGTATTATTTTGCAGAGGAAAAACAACCTTTGTGAATGGTCATATCCATCCAGCCAACACCTTCCTGCTGGTACCCATTCATGTCCTTGGTGAAGGGGTAGCCAGCTTGTTGAGCAGCCTCGATAAACGCATGGTGAAGAGGGTGATCAGTTTTGCCTCTGGAAATATGCAAGGGTCCACTGCCACCCCGGTATTGATCCGCTCCCAATTCATGGGTCTGGGCTTTCCTGAAGTATGGGAGGCAACGCTCATAGTCCCAGCCCTCAGCACCTTCTGTCTGCCAGCGGTTGTAATCCTCAGCATGCCCACGGATATAGACCATGGCATTGAGTGAGGACGAGCCACCCCAGACACGGCCGCGAGGCCAGTACAAGATCCGGCCATCCATTCCTGCCTGTGGCAGTGTGTGATAGAACCAGTTGTACTTGTCATCGCAGAGGTTGTAGGTCAGTGCTGCTGGCATGTGTATCTTCCACGACAGGCGGGTACACCCAAGCAGCAAGTCCTTGGGCCCCGCTTCCAAGAGGAGGACAGACTCAGATGGATTCTCTGATAAGCGGTTGGCCAGCACACATCCTGCTGAGCCTGCCCCCACAATGACATAGCTGAAGGATGGAGTTTTCTGATCAGATGAAGTGGTGCTATAGCAGGAAACAGGGAAGTGTCGGGAATGTGGGAAGGCTGCTTTTCTGGCAAGTCCTAAAGCCAGCCAAGCAGACAAGGGGGGTCGCACCATGACAAAACAGTTTTGAGAACCCTGTACAGCCAAAACATGCAGAGAGAGATTTAGTTTCCAAACACTTTTAGGACCTCTCTATACGCAAAGTCGCCAAATAGTTCCACACCTATAACAGTCCTGCAAAAGAATGATTTTATAAGGTCAGCAGGAGGACAGGTTAATTTTCAGTAACTGGTTTTCCTGCCTTCAGGTTCTGAAGCCTGTTCTGGGATCACTGGTCACAAGGCAGAACTATACCATGGACAGAGTTGACACCAGTCAATCACAggacatcacacacatacacaaactcaTATATACCAAGAGCATTTCGAGTAGTTAATTTACATACCAGTATGTTTTTtggatgtgggaggaaaccagtgtaCCTGGTGGAAACTAACACAGACACGaggagaacattaaaaaaatccacagGGACAGTAACTGAAGTTTATTAttgaaccctggaccctggaaCTGTTGGGTTGGCACCATTGTGCTGCTCCACTTTATAATATGTTATATGTTTCCTATAACTAAATCCTTTCAGAGAAATTACTTGGTGTGTACATTCCAGTCAGAATGTGAAAGTGATTTGACTAATtcttctaaaaacaaaagagaaaacaatCTCACTGGTAATCCATGTTTGTACTGAACACATGCCAGACAACTGTTATTGTGTCATAAAATAGTATTACACCATCTGATGATAATATCTGCAAAAATGCAAACTCTGTGGCTTTTCTCCTTTTAATTAACAAGTTTAATGGGGTTGGGTGCATTTCCAATTAGCACAAAGAATATGGAAAGCTAGACAAGAGTAAAAGTGTAGCCACGTTTCTGTACCTTTTTCTGTTGTGTGTCCAACATTATAAATCCATGGTTCTCAAAATGGGTTTTGGGAAAACAAAGCCATAAAGCATAACTGGAGGTATTACAGCTGTTGAAATAATGTCATTaagaaaattattatatttattataattgagTTCTTATAGTCACTGTCTGGTTTCATTAGTCCCTGGAACTGAATGGATTTAATCCGAAATGCCAGTTCATATAAATAATGTCCACTAGAATCTAATGACAACTTTCAATAAAATGTGCTCTGTGAATGAAGAGTTCAGAAATGTAATAGCTCCATGGCACCATTAGCCAAAAATATTATTGTGCACATTAAAATACTGAGTGTATTATTTGACTAATTGGATTaggttcatgaaataaatctgagTGGGAAATCTATACTGAGTGAGTCCTCACAGTTACACGAGTCccatttctgaacacacacacacacacacacacacacacatatatatatatatatatatatatatatatatatatatatatatatatatatatatatatatatatatatatcataagtGAAATACACTCTCTGTATGAACTGATGATGCATTCATACAAAGATGAACAAAGAGGGAATGAATAAAGTGAGATGTATTTACTCACTGAAATGACAAAACTGAATCAATTAAGCCTGTAGCTTTAAGTGTAACTGTGATTTAAGTGTAACCTTTAACTTGCTATAACCAAACAAGCAGAATGTACCGCTGATGATAGTAATATATATGTTATGTGATATTGGGTTTCCTTATCATAACTGTTACTATCCTTCTTACATGTTCTTATATTAATCATAACTTCTCATAAGTTGACCATATAAATCATAGTCATACTTGGTCTTACATTTTCATAGTTTTTTGTGCCACCAGAAACTCTAGACTGGGTTCATTCCCTTTGATTATTCTGAAGCAATCCCTGTAACAGGCAGTCAATAGATAATGCCTTTATCTTAGACTTTAAAGTTAAACCACTGGAACAGGGATTATGAATTGAAAGTTGGTTACAATCTGTTTTACTGTTAATCAAAATGCACCAGAAGAATTAATCTACCGACtgcacaagcaaaaaaaaaaggggtatctagataaagcatttatttatcttagtTCTGGAAATTTGTATTTTGGAAAATACTAAAAGTTGAAACGATGGTTTATTTAACGAAATAATGGTGCAAATGGTTATGAATGGAGGTAAAGTGGCCTACTGGGAATTTACTGAACCGTAAAGACTACAGACAGGAATCTTTTCGCCTTCgaggttgttgggttttttgtttttttcgttAGGTTTCAGCATGCACGTAAACTCAAATGCTACAACTTCAGTTTTGGCAACTGACCAAACACAACAAACcgagagagaaaagaatagTGCGGAAAAGCCAGAGCTCGTGTTCTCTCTTTACTTCACGCAACTTTAATCAGCAGTGGCCGCAGAAACCACCGAAAATACACACTACAGTATCTGATATGCACAGAAAAAGTATACAAGTCATACAAACACGCCACTTACCGAATACTCCAAGTACACTGGTCACTTTGTCCTAAGTAATGCGGTATGTTGGTCAGAGTGGGCGGAGTCACAGGCAGACTCGCATATTTTACCCGGAGTGAGGCAAATAACACACTGAGCCCAGTTTGGCCTTCACCTGTCAAAAACACACTGGCTATAAGTCTGCCTGTCCGTCTGTCTCACTGACAGTCACAGGACttggctaataataataataataataataataataataataataataataaaata from Ictalurus furcatus strain D&B chromosome 5, Billie_1.0, whole genome shotgun sequence includes these protein-coding regions:
- the chdh gene encoding choline dehydrogenase, mitochondrial; the protein is MVRPPLSAWLALGLARKAAFPHSRHFPVSCYSTTSSDQKTPSFSYVIVGAGSAGCVLANRLSENPSESVLLLEAGPKDLLLGCTRLSWKIHMPAALTYNLCDDKYNWFYHTLPQAGMDGRILYWPRGRVWGGSSSLNAMVYIRGHAEDYNRWQTEGAEGWDYERCLPYFRKAQTHELGADQYRGGSGPLHISRGKTDHPLHHAFIEAAQQAGYPFTKDMNGYQQEGVGWMDMTIHKGKRWSTASAYLRPALSRHNLKAEVRCLTTRILFDGTRAVGVEYQQNGQMKKVFADKEVIVSGGAINSPQLLMLSGVGNADDLSKLEIPIVQHLPGVGSNLQDHLELYVQQQCTKPITLYKAQKPFHMVKIGLEWLLSFTGYGATAHLESGGFIRSRPGVTHPDIQFHFLPSQVIDHGRVMPKLEAYQVHVGPMRSRSVGWLKLKSRNPLDHPLIEPKYLSTDVDVLEFRECVKLSREIFAQPAFGPFRGVELQPGISVRSDAEIDAFVRQKADSAYHPSCTCKMGQATDPMAVVDPETCVHGLQGLRVVDASVMPSIVSGNLNAPTVMIAEKAADAIKGLPSLQDQGVPVYQPASLETQR